A region from the Hypericibacter adhaerens genome encodes:
- a CDS encoding KpsF/GutQ family sugar-phosphate isomerase: MTRQAHPDAALRPNAPQGAPKKRAGDDLTVARRVLSQEVAGLEALAQALGPSFIAALDRIEAVPGRVVVTGIGKSGHIGRKIAATMASTGTPALFVHAGEASHGDLGMITREDAVLALSNSGDTPELADIIAYTRRFAIPLIALTSRADSALARQADVTLLLPRAEEACPMGLAPTTSTTMMIAMGDAVAVALLERKGFTATGFRELHPGGQLGKRLLSVADLMHASTELPLVTPGTRMGDVLLEMTAKHFGCCGVIDKKGRLVGIITDGDLRRHMSRDLLEATAETVMTPHPRTIRPNVLAVEAVRIMNGDEQERPITVLFVVEEERPIGILHIHDCLRAGVV; the protein is encoded by the coding sequence ATGACGCGCCAAGCCCACCCGGACGCGGCCCTGCGACCCAATGCGCCCCAGGGCGCGCCGAAGAAGCGGGCTGGCGACGATCTGACGGTGGCGCGCCGCGTCCTGTCGCAGGAGGTCGCCGGCCTCGAGGCGCTGGCCCAGGCGCTGGGCCCGAGCTTCATCGCCGCCCTCGACCGGATCGAGGCCGTGCCGGGCCGCGTGGTGGTGACGGGCATCGGCAAGAGCGGCCATATCGGGCGCAAGATCGCGGCCACCATGGCCTCGACCGGCACACCCGCCCTCTTCGTCCATGCGGGCGAAGCGAGCCACGGCGATCTCGGCATGATCACGCGCGAGGACGCGGTCCTGGCGCTGTCGAACTCCGGCGACACGCCCGAGCTCGCCGACATCATCGCTTATACCCGCCGCTTCGCCATTCCGCTGATCGCGCTGACCAGCCGTGCCGACAGCGCGCTCGCGCGCCAGGCCGACGTGACGCTGCTCCTGCCGCGCGCCGAGGAAGCCTGCCCGATGGGGCTGGCGCCCACCACCTCCACCACCATGATGATCGCCATGGGCGATGCGGTGGCGGTGGCGCTCCTGGAGCGCAAGGGTTTCACGGCGACGGGCTTCCGCGAGCTGCATCCGGGCGGCCAGCTCGGCAAGCGGCTGCTCTCGGTCGCCGATCTCATGCATGCGAGCACGGAGCTGCCGCTGGTGACGCCAGGGACGCGCATGGGCGACGTGCTGCTCGAGATGACCGCCAAGCATTTCGGCTGCTGCGGCGTGATCGACAAGAAAGGCCGCCTGGTCGGGATCATCACCGACGGCGATCTGCGCCGCCATATGAGCCGCGATCTCCTCGAGGCCACGGCCGAGACGGTGATGACCCCGCATCCGCGCACCATCCGCCCGAACGTGCTGGCGGTGGAAGCGGTGCGGATCATGAACGGCGACGAGCAGGAGCGGCCGATCACCGTGCTGTTCGTGGTCGAGGAAGAGCGTCCGATCGGCATCCTCCATATCCATGACTGCCTGCGCGCCGGCGTGGTTTGA
- a CDS encoding NAD(P)-dependent oxidoreductase, which translates to MTAKMLRFVTLGRAMPEKRGAELRRHDFDEIYREFRPEEAADQASRCSQCGVPFCQVHCPVHNNIPDWLKLAAEGRLEEAYETSSATNNFPEICGRICPQDRLCEGNCVIEQAGHGTVTIGAIEKFITDTAWEKGWVKPVRPRRERRQSIGIVGAGPAGLAAAEELRRQGYQVTVYDRYDRAGGLLIYGIPAFKLEKEVVQRRTALLVEAGVTFTLNFEVGRDASLEELRRRHDAILIACGVYKARDIQAPGVGLHNIVPALDYLTASNRSSLGDHVPAFASGALDARGKNVVVIGGGDTAMDCVRTAVRQGALSVKCLYRRDRANMPGSQREVAHAEEEGVEFVWLAQPEAFVGGSGNADPYKLTGLRAQRIHLGIADATGRQQPRPIEGSHFHLPADLAIKALGFDPENLPEAMGAPGLELTRWGSVKLDWKRMATNLEGVFAAGDIVRGASLVVWAIRDGRDAAAAIQRYLMAKEAGLSATAAE; encoded by the coding sequence ATGACGGCCAAAATGCTGCGCTTCGTGACTCTGGGCCGCGCCATGCCCGAGAAGCGCGGGGCGGAGCTGCGCCGCCATGACTTCGACGAGATCTACCGGGAATTCAGGCCCGAGGAGGCCGCCGACCAGGCCAGCCGCTGCTCGCAATGCGGCGTCCCTTTCTGCCAGGTCCATTGCCCGGTCCATAACAACATCCCCGACTGGCTGAAGCTCGCGGCCGAGGGAAGGCTGGAGGAGGCGTACGAGACCTCCTCGGCCACCAACAATTTCCCCGAGATCTGCGGGCGCATCTGCCCGCAGGACCGGCTCTGCGAAGGCAATTGCGTGATCGAGCAGGCGGGCCACGGCACCGTCACGATCGGCGCCATCGAGAAGTTCATCACCGACACCGCCTGGGAGAAGGGCTGGGTCAAGCCGGTCCGGCCGCGCCGCGAGCGCCGCCAGAGCATCGGCATCGTCGGCGCCGGCCCGGCCGGCCTCGCCGCGGCCGAGGAGCTGCGCCGCCAGGGCTATCAGGTGACGGTCTATGACCGCTACGACCGCGCCGGCGGCCTGCTGATCTATGGCATTCCCGCCTTCAAGCTCGAGAAGGAGGTGGTGCAGCGCCGCACCGCCCTGCTGGTCGAGGCGGGCGTCACCTTCACGCTCAATTTCGAGGTCGGCCGCGACGCTTCGCTCGAGGAGCTGCGCCGGCGCCATGACGCGATCCTGATCGCCTGCGGCGTCTACAAGGCGCGCGACATCCAGGCGCCGGGCGTGGGCTTGCACAACATCGTGCCGGCGCTGGACTACCTGACCGCCAGCAACCGCAGCTCGCTGGGCGACCATGTGCCGGCCTTCGCCTCGGGCGCGCTCGATGCGCGCGGCAAGAACGTGGTGGTGATCGGGGGCGGCGACACGGCGATGGATTGCGTGCGCACCGCGGTGCGCCAGGGCGCCCTTTCCGTCAAATGCCTCTATCGCCGCGACCGCGCCAACATGCCGGGCTCGCAGCGCGAGGTCGCGCATGCCGAGGAGGAAGGCGTCGAGTTCGTCTGGCTGGCGCAGCCGGAGGCCTTTGTCGGCGGCTCCGGCAACGCCGATCCCTACAAGCTCACCGGCTTGCGCGCGCAGCGCATCCATCTCGGCATCGCCGACGCCACGGGGCGCCAGCAGCCGCGGCCGATCGAGGGCTCGCATTTCCATCTGCCGGCCGATCTGGCGATCAAGGCGCTGGGCTTCGATCCGGAGAACCTGCCCGAGGCGATGGGCGCACCGGGCCTCGAGCTCACGCGCTGGGGCTCGGTCAAGCTCGACTGGAAGCGCATGGCGACCAACCTCGAGGGCGTCTTCGCCGCGGGCGACATCGTGCGCGGTGCCTCGCTCGTGGTCTGGGCCATCCGCGACGGCCGCGACGCCGCGGCCGCGATCCAGCGCTACCTGATGGCCAAGGAAGCCGGCCTCAGCGCCACGGCGGCGGAATAG
- a CDS encoding LptA/OstA family protein, translating into MIRIHGRGTPAERALAAGAPRRRFLTRSLGMLLAASAFMLPSRRGWSEGTATATTPTPDLPGAGLDLSNSSAPIEIEADDGIEWRRDDKVYIARGNALARRGDLQVNADELRAFYRESAKNSSDIYRVTAEGNVLLTSSNDKIWGDKAVYDLDQGSLIVTGQNLRAQTKKQTVTARDSLEYWQKQLAMVARGDAMVVEADRRVKADLLTGYFRKGADGKTELYQLEAKGHVRIWRGEDYAQAATAVYNLDSDVATLDGSVKITRGQNQLNGDRAEFDMRTGVSRLLGQPGTGSRVHTLIFPDQGQTPGSNPPAP; encoded by the coding sequence GTGATCCGCATCCACGGCCGCGGCACCCCGGCGGAACGCGCGCTCGCGGCCGGCGCCCCGCGCCGCCGGTTCCTGACGCGAAGCCTGGGGATGCTGCTGGCAGCCTCCGCCTTCATGCTGCCCAGCCGGCGCGGCTGGAGCGAGGGCACCGCCACCGCCACGACACCCACGCCCGATCTGCCGGGCGCCGGGCTCGATCTCTCGAACTCCTCGGCGCCGATCGAGATCGAGGCCGACGATGGCATCGAATGGCGGCGCGACGACAAGGTCTATATCGCGCGCGGAAACGCACTCGCCCGGCGCGGCGACCTTCAGGTCAATGCCGACGAGCTCAGGGCCTTCTACCGCGAAAGCGCAAAGAACAGCAGCGACATCTACCGCGTCACGGCCGAAGGCAACGTCCTGCTCACCTCGAGCAACGACAAGATCTGGGGCGACAAGGCCGTCTACGATCTCGACCAGGGGTCGCTGATCGTCACCGGCCAGAACCTGCGCGCCCAGACAAAGAAGCAGACCGTGACCGCCCGCGACAGCCTCGAATATTGGCAGAAGCAGCTGGCGATGGTGGCGCGCGGCGACGCCATGGTGGTCGAGGCGGACCGGCGGGTGAAGGCCGATCTCCTGACCGGCTATTTCCGCAAAGGGGCCGACGGCAAGACCGAGCTCTATCAGCTCGAAGCCAAGGGCCATGTGCGGATCTGGCGGGGCGAGGACTACGCCCAGGCCGCAACCGCCGTCTACAACCTCGATTCGGATGTAGCCACGCTCGATGGTTCGGTTAAGATCACGCGCGGCCAGAATCAGCTCAACGGTGACCGTGCCGAGTTCGACATGCGGACCGGGGTCAGCCGGCTTCTCGGCCAGCCGGGCACAGGATCGCGGGTCCATACCTTGATCTTCCCGGACCAAGGCCAGACTCCCGGATCGAATCCGCCGGCCCCCTAG
- the lptB gene encoding LPS export ABC transporter ATP-binding protein, translating into MNETSFPDHNRVARLNGGESSGDGLIAMHLGKQFKKRPVLRDVSISVQRGEAVGLLGPNGAGKTTCFYIITGLIAADTGRVVLDSHDVTSLPMYRRARLGIGYLPQEASIFRGLTVEQNIRVVLEVAEPSREVREAKLEELLSEFSIEHLRSAPAIALSGGERRRCEIARALASDPNYILLDEPLAGIDPIAVTDIRNLVSHLKDRGIGVLITDHNVRETLDIVDRAYILHEGSVLREGSPSEIVSDPDVRRVYLGERFSL; encoded by the coding sequence ATGAACGAGACAAGCTTCCCCGACCATAACCGCGTTGCCCGCCTGAACGGAGGCGAATCCTCCGGCGACGGGCTGATCGCGATGCATCTGGGCAAGCAGTTCAAGAAGCGTCCCGTGCTGCGCGACGTCTCGATCTCGGTCCAGCGCGGCGAGGCGGTGGGGCTGCTCGGCCCCAACGGCGCTGGCAAGACCACCTGCTTCTACATCATCACCGGGCTGATCGCGGCCGACACCGGCCGCGTCGTGCTCGACAGCCACGACGTGACCTCGCTGCCGATGTATCGCCGCGCGCGGCTCGGCATCGGCTATCTGCCGCAGGAGGCCTCGATCTTCCGCGGCCTCACCGTCGAGCAGAACATCCGCGTGGTGCTCGAGGTGGCGGAACCCTCGCGCGAGGTGCGCGAGGCCAAGCTCGAGGAGCTGCTCTCGGAATTCTCGATCGAGCATCTGCGCTCGGCACCGGCGATCGCGCTCTCCGGCGGCGAGCGCCGGCGCTGCGAGATCGCCCGGGCGCTGGCTTCGGATCCGAACTACATCCTGCTCGACGAGCCCCTGGCCGGCATCGACCCGATCGCCGTGACCGACATTCGCAACCTGGTGTCGCACCTCAAGGACCGCGGCATCGGCGTTCTCATCACCGACCATAACGTCCGTGAAACTTTGGACATCGTCGACCGCGCCTACATCCTTCATGAAGGTTCGGTCTTGCGGGAAGGCTCGCCTTCCGAGATCGTGAGCGATCCGGATGTCCGGCGTGTTTACCTGGGCGAAAGGTTTAGTCTTTAA
- a CDS encoding complex I NDUFA9 subunit family protein, whose translation MARRLATVFGGSGFIGRYVVQRLAKQGWMVRAAVRRPDEALFLKPLGDVGQITPVAANLRHQGSVEAAVAGADAVVNLVGLLYQAGPQRFDAVHVEGAGRTAAAAAKAGASRFVQISAIGADPASPAAYARTKAAGEAAVRAAFARATVLRPSIVFGPEDQFFNRFAQMARMSPALPLIGGGHTKFQPVYVGDVADAVMAAIERPEALGQTYELGGPEIRTFRQLMELMLSEIERKRLLIPVPFALASLQGALLGLLPMPPLTLDQVRLLKRDNVVGAGMPGLKELGIDATALELILPTYLARYRPGGRHMRLA comes from the coding sequence ATGGCGCGCAGGCTGGCGACGGTTTTCGGGGGCTCGGGCTTCATCGGGCGCTATGTGGTGCAGCGCCTGGCCAAGCAGGGCTGGATGGTCCGGGCCGCGGTCCGCCGGCCGGACGAGGCGCTGTTCCTCAAGCCTCTGGGCGATGTCGGCCAGATCACGCCCGTGGCCGCCAATCTGCGCCATCAGGGCTCGGTCGAGGCCGCGGTGGCGGGGGCCGATGCGGTCGTGAACCTGGTGGGGCTGCTCTACCAGGCGGGCCCGCAGCGTTTCGACGCGGTCCATGTCGAAGGCGCGGGCCGGACTGCCGCGGCCGCGGCCAAGGCCGGCGCCAGCCGTTTCGTGCAGATTTCGGCAATCGGCGCCGACCCGGCCTCGCCTGCGGCCTATGCGCGCACCAAGGCGGCCGGCGAGGCGGCGGTCAGGGCCGCCTTCGCGCGGGCCACGGTGCTCCGGCCTTCGATCGTGTTCGGGCCCGAGGACCAGTTCTTCAACCGCTTCGCGCAGATGGCGCGGATGTCCCCGGCCCTGCCGCTCATCGGCGGCGGCCATACGAAGTTCCAGCCGGTCTATGTCGGCGACGTCGCCGACGCGGTCATGGCCGCGATCGAGCGCCCGGAGGCCTTGGGGCAGACCTATGAGCTCGGCGGCCCGGAGATCCGGACCTTCCGCCAGCTGATGGAGCTCATGCTGAGCGAGATCGAGCGCAAGCGCCTGCTGATCCCGGTGCCCTTCGCGCTCGCGAGCCTGCAGGGCGCCCTCCTCGGGCTCCTGCCCATGCCGCCTTTGACGCTCGACCAGGTGCGCCTGCTCAAGCGCGACAATGTCGTGGGCGCCGGCATGCCGGGCCTGAAGGAGCTCGGCATCGATGCCACCGCGCTCGAGCTGATCCTGCCGACCTATCTCGCCCGCTACCGGCCGGGCGGACGGCATATGCGGCTGGCATAG
- a CDS encoding glutathione S-transferase family protein has translation MLRLYDFLDSGNGYKVRLALHKLGIPFELIECDILKGETRTPEFLKRNPNGRIPTLQLEDGTFLAESNAITWYLAEGTELAPATRLDRARTLQWMFFEQYSHEPYIAVLRAWEHVGFGVTPERRAQIPEKMAKGNAALAVMEQHLAREPWFVGGRFGLADIALYAYTHVAHEGGFDMKPYPAIRAWIDRVAALPRHVPITWKPAKAA, from the coding sequence ATGCTGCGTCTCTACGACTTCCTCGACTCCGGCAACGGCTACAAGGTGCGGCTCGCGCTGCACAAGCTGGGGATTCCGTTCGAGCTTATCGAATGCGATATCCTCAAGGGCGAGACCCGCACGCCCGAATTCCTGAAGCGCAATCCCAACGGCCGCATCCCGACGCTCCAGCTCGAGGACGGAACCTTTCTCGCGGAATCGAACGCGATCACCTGGTACCTGGCCGAGGGCACGGAGCTCGCGCCCGCCACGCGCCTCGACCGGGCGCGCACGCTGCAATGGATGTTCTTCGAGCAATACAGCCACGAGCCCTATATCGCGGTGCTCAGGGCCTGGGAGCATGTGGGTTTCGGCGTGACGCCCGAGCGCAGGGCGCAGATCCCCGAGAAGATGGCCAAGGGCAACGCGGCGCTCGCCGTGATGGAGCAGCATCTGGCGCGCGAGCCCTGGTTCGTGGGCGGCCGCTTCGGCCTCGCCGACATCGCGCTCTATGCCTACACCCATGTCGCCCATGAGGGCGGCTTCGACATGAAACCCTATCCCGCCATTCGCGCCTGGATCGACCGGGTCGCGGCCCTGCCGCGCCACGTGCCGATCACCTGGAAGCCGGCGAAGGCCGCGTAA
- a CDS encoding ribonuclease D produces the protein MPQPTIELHHGDLPAGLKLGPVVAIDSETMGLIPARDRLCLVQLSDGDGVCHLVQFPAKPAGERQEAPNLARMLTDPATLKLFHFARFDIAVLRRTLGVVTQPLYCTKIASKLVRTFTDRHGLKDLCRDLLNIELSKQQQSSDWGAPVLTQEQLRYAASDVLYLHQLKAKLDEMLAREGRTAIAEACFRFLPTRADLDLAGWGEVDIFEH, from the coding sequence ATGCCCCAGCCGACCATCGAGCTCCATCACGGCGACCTGCCGGCGGGGCTCAAGCTCGGGCCCGTCGTCGCCATCGATTCCGAGACCATGGGCCTGATCCCGGCCCGCGACCGGCTCTGCCTGGTGCAGCTCTCGGACGGCGACGGGGTCTGCCATCTGGTCCAGTTCCCGGCCAAGCCGGCCGGCGAGCGCCAGGAAGCGCCGAATCTGGCGCGGATGCTGACCGATCCGGCGACCCTGAAGCTGTTCCATTTCGCGCGGTTCGATATCGCGGTCCTGCGCCGCACGCTGGGCGTGGTCACCCAGCCTCTCTACTGCACCAAGATCGCCTCGAAGCTGGTCCGCACCTTCACCGACCGTCATGGACTCAAGGATCTGTGCAGGGACCTGCTCAATATCGAGCTGTCCAAGCAGCAGCAATCCTCGGACTGGGGCGCCCCCGTCCTGACCCAGGAGCAGCTGCGCTACGCCGCCAGCGACGTGCTCTACCTGCACCAGCTCAAGGCCAAGCTCGACGAGATGCTGGCGCGCGAGGGCCGCACCGCGATCGCCGAGGCCTGCTTCCGGTTCCTGCCCACCCGCGCCGATCTCGATCTCGCCGGCTGGGGCGAGGTGGATATCTTCGAGCACTGA
- the lptC gene encoding LPS export ABC transporter periplasmic protein LptC yields the protein MAEEAMARLDRPARPRPRDRRHVRDYSRFVTAMKFILPMLAAGLIALLAVWSQIRIEDGRFRIGSADIAPTDIDKLSMVNPRFQGIDEQNRPYTVTAAEASQVKGNDDLIDLVRPQADITMQDGTWLSVSANAGRYQRSTKHLQLNGQVSLFQDQGYELHVDAIAVDFVAGNAMSDSAVTGQGPTGELAGEGLRVADKGAVIQLTGKSRVLLYQGAKPERIP from the coding sequence ATGGCCGAGGAAGCGATGGCGAGACTGGACCGGCCCGCGCGTCCGCGGCCGCGCGACCGTCGCCATGTGCGCGACTACAGCCGTTTCGTGACCGCGATGAAGTTCATCCTGCCGATGCTGGCGGCGGGGCTGATCGCGCTGCTCGCGGTGTGGTCGCAGATCCGCATCGAGGACGGCCGGTTCCGCATCGGCTCGGCCGACATCGCGCCGACCGACATCGACAAGCTCAGCATGGTGAACCCGCGCTTCCAGGGCATCGACGAGCAGAACCGGCCCTACACCGTCACCGCCGCCGAGGCCAGCCAGGTCAAAGGCAATGACGACCTGATCGACCTGGTTCGCCCGCAGGCGGACATCACCATGCAGGACGGCACCTGGCTGTCGGTCTCGGCCAATGCCGGCCGTTACCAGCGCTCGACCAAGCATCTCCAGCTCAACGGCCAGGTCAGCCTGTTCCAGGACCAGGGTTACGAGCTGCATGTGGACGCGATCGCGGTCGATTTCGTCGCCGGCAACGCCATGAGCGACAGCGCGGTCACCGGCCAGGGACCGACCGGCGAGCTCGCCGGCGAGGGCCTCAGGGTCGCCGACAAGGGCGCCGTGATCCAGCTCACCGGAAAATCGCGCGTGCTGCTCTATCAAGGCGCCAAGCCGGAGCGGATCCCGTGA
- a CDS encoding undecaprenyl-diphosphate phosphatase, whose protein sequence is MSLLQLVVLAVVQGITEFLPISSSGHLILVPHFFNWPDQGLAIDVSAHVGTLAAVLIYFWRDVARMAVGCAKLVTGRFDAGARLAFYLIVATIPALIAGFLAEHYGQDYLRHVEVVAFAMIGFAIVLFLADRAGATVRRVQDMTIGQALIVGLSQCIAFIPGTSRSGITMVAARFMGYERTEAARFSFLMSIPAIAAAGLWEGMKLARQGLDAPWGAAGIVAALSAMTGVFAIAFMMRWLRNAGFMPFILYRLILGGALIVYLYF, encoded by the coding sequence GTGAGCCTGCTGCAACTCGTGGTCCTGGCCGTCGTCCAGGGCATCACAGAATTCCTGCCCATCAGCTCCTCCGGTCACCTCATCCTGGTTCCCCATTTCTTCAACTGGCCCGACCAGGGCCTGGCCATCGATGTCTCGGCCCATGTCGGGACCCTGGCCGCCGTGCTCATCTATTTCTGGCGCGATGTCGCGCGCATGGCGGTGGGCTGCGCCAAGCTGGTCACGGGCCGTTTCGATGCCGGCGCCAGGCTCGCCTTCTACCTGATCGTCGCCACCATCCCGGCGCTGATCGCCGGATTCCTGGCCGAGCATTACGGGCAGGACTATCTGCGCCATGTGGAGGTGGTGGCCTTCGCGATGATCGGATTCGCGATCGTGCTCTTCCTCGCCGACCGGGCCGGCGCCACCGTGCGGCGCGTCCAGGACATGACGATCGGCCAGGCGCTGATCGTCGGCCTCAGCCAATGCATCGCCTTCATCCCCGGCACCAGCCGCTCGGGCATCACCATGGTCGCGGCGCGCTTCATGGGCTATGAGCGCACCGAGGCCGCGCGCTTCTCGTTCCTGATGTCCATACCCGCCATCGCGGCGGCCGGCCTGTGGGAGGGCATGAAGCTCGCGCGCCAGGGCCTCGACGCGCCCTGGGGCGCCGCCGGCATCGTCGCCGCGCTCTCGGCCATGACCGGCGTCTTCGCGATCGCCTTCATGATGCGCTGGCTGCGCAATGCGGGCTTCATGCCCTTCATCCTCTACCGCCTGATCCTCGGCGGCGCGCTGATCGTTTATCTGTATTTCTGA